A stretch of the Halococcus salsus genome encodes the following:
- a CDS encoding transposase, with protein sequence MAMTPESRRTVFRQIAHCSYVDWPTYGSSPLFDRSSLPALESDVRVVAKTWFQQDEHEGVEPFVHTLPLAYVQFDPHDRYAGSTSYEMETLFRLFLLKECRGWDHETALVEYLTQHPDFSEQIGLESVPNQSTLWRSWHHRFTTDLRNTVETTARTILIKAQNVGVSVPREPERQSRRHYDENEESDPDDQTILEQAEAVTNRVSDVAFPAFSLNRGEGCEIHENAYWDLQTYLGLRENLAVNEGARSFIHESTRDRTPLGHAHREHVRDLSIEQIREMYRQAVSRLLDRVAETEEFFRAGIVAIDITESDPFTGNRAGHEDEIIGTKENTDEYAYQWATVQLVGNAVPIVLDARPVRKGDTRKEIVTDLLDSAEAAVHVDNVLMDREFDSQHILEMLSQRGLSYVVPKRMQTSEKAQAKRLLKRGKDRYETDRKLHLGDNEWHSTTLIYRRKENSEHTDYRQYSVFMTNRKSGLLTEYGYRWEIESGYKSIKRFMAATTSKHFGLRFFYFAFACLLYSIWRAVDLLVQVQLTGEYEHSPIVTADNTLTLVKKDTGIG encoded by the coding sequence ATGGCTATGACCCCCGAGTCGCGTCGAACAGTCTTTCGCCAAATTGCTCATTGTTCCTATGTCGATTGGCCAACGTATGGGTCTAGCCCGCTGTTCGATCGCTCGTCGCTTCCCGCACTGGAGTCGGATGTCCGCGTCGTCGCAAAAACGTGGTTCCAACAAGACGAACACGAGGGCGTTGAACCATTCGTCCACACATTACCGCTTGCATACGTCCAGTTCGATCCCCACGACCGGTATGCAGGATCGACGAGCTACGAGATGGAGACACTATTTCGCTTGTTCCTGCTGAAAGAATGCCGTGGCTGGGACCACGAGACGGCCCTCGTCGAATACCTCACCCAGCACCCTGATTTCAGCGAACAGATCGGCTTGGAGTCGGTCCCCAATCAGTCAACTCTGTGGCGCAGTTGGCACCATCGCTTCACTACAGACCTCCGGAACACGGTCGAAACCACAGCGCGAACGATCCTCATCAAAGCCCAAAATGTGGGTGTCTCTGTTCCACGAGAACCAGAACGGCAGAGCCGCAGACACTATGACGAGAATGAAGAATCGGACCCCGATGATCAGACCATATTAGAGCAGGCCGAGGCCGTCACTAACCGCGTCAGCGACGTTGCGTTCCCAGCGTTCTCATTGAACCGTGGTGAGGGCTGTGAGATCCATGAAAATGCCTACTGGGACCTTCAGACCTATCTGGGGCTTCGAGAGAACTTAGCTGTCAACGAAGGGGCTCGGAGTTTCATCCACGAATCGACCCGAGATCGAACACCTTTGGGCCACGCCCATCGCGAGCATGTGCGGGATCTCTCCATTGAGCAGATACGCGAGATGTACCGCCAAGCCGTGAGTCGTCTCTTAGATCGAGTCGCAGAGACCGAGGAGTTCTTCCGAGCCGGTATTGTCGCGATCGACATCACAGAGTCCGACCCGTTTACTGGCAATCGTGCGGGTCACGAAGACGAGATTATCGGCACGAAAGAGAACACCGATGAGTACGCCTACCAGTGGGCGACAGTCCAACTGGTCGGGAATGCCGTCCCAATCGTCTTAGATGCGCGCCCAGTTCGGAAGGGGGACACGCGCAAGGAGATCGTCACGGACCTCTTGGATTCGGCAGAGGCGGCTGTTCATGTCGATAACGTGTTAATGGATCGGGAGTTCGATAGCCAGCACATCCTAGAGATGCTCAGCCAGCGCGGCCTCTCCTACGTCGTGCCCAAGCGGATGCAGACCAGCGAAAAAGCGCAGGCGAAACGACTTCTCAAGCGGGGGAAGGACCGCTACGAAACTGATCGAAAGTTGCACTTGGGCGACAACGAGTGGCATTCAACAACACTGATCTACCGACGGAAAGAGAACTCCGAGCACACCGATTATCGGCAGTACTCGGTGTTCATGACGAATAGGAAGAGTGGCCTTCTCACGGAGTACGGGTACCGATGGGAGATTGAGAGCGGCTACAAATCGATCAAACGGTTCATGGCCGCCACAACGTCGAAGCACTTCGGGCTACGGTTCTTCTACTTCGCGTTCGCCTGTTTGCTGTACTCGATTTGGCGGGCTGTGGACCTGCTGGTACAGGTGCAGTTAACCGGTGAATACGAGCATTCGCCCATTGTGACTGCCGATAATACGCTGACACTGGTGAAGAAGGACACGGGAATCGGATAG